Proteins from a single region of Mucilaginibacter daejeonensis:
- a CDS encoding TonB-dependent receptor, translating into MTLFLRAVLVTFLLFTFQPLLAQNTGTITGTVTLIDGQPFASVSVSIKETGRATLTNGNGHYTFNNVSPGRYHIKIQVLGATEKDIEVTVVAGQTVTADHQLPKENVQALQEVTVASGTNKFSKKETRFVARMPLKYLENPQVYNTVSKELIQEQVAIDLGSISKNVPGAGIPMIANQGRVTFRSRGFETEPNARNGVAGAAFSSIDPVNLERIEAIKGPSTTLFGTNISSSYGGLFNRVTKRPYNDVGGEVAYTGGSWNLNRLTVDVNSPVNADKTALFRLNAATTHQKTFQDQGFTNNLSLAPSFSYQITDRLSLLLEVEFGQEKGTSVVRFNPLTTSGKTQTIEDIGVPYNRTFMSNDLTYSTQMLNIFAQANYKISSQWTSQTVVSRARSTINGYITALNGRANNTLIPNIIVGATNFIATDIQQNFIGDLNIADHRNRIVAGLDYYNNFNDFDRVTVNLPAVNYLVPNANYRISRFKVDSAANTGGTLRKEKNRDNTYAAYVSDAFNITDQLLVMGSIRVDRYQYLGVYNVNTGQTAGGLGANGVSIGPYKQTSVSQKMGLVYEVAKDRLSLFGNYMGGFFNRSGQAADGTPFRPEHANQMEFGAKGNLFGHRLTGSVSYYDIRVKNVLRTDPNNTNYSIQDGTRKSQGVEVDLTANPFTGFNVVAGYAYNYSVITNANADINGLRPDGSGPDQMINFWASYRVSKGQLNGLGAGFGGNYGSRSYQLNNRTTKVIIPSYTMFDAALFYDQPKYRVSFKVNNLTSEKAWSVRLTPQAPAQFLGSVALKF; encoded by the coding sequence ATGACCCTATTTTTACGAGCCGTCCTGGTTACTTTTCTGCTGTTCACTTTTCAGCCTTTATTAGCACAAAACACCGGCACCATCACCGGAACCGTGACCCTGATAGATGGTCAGCCCTTTGCTTCGGTATCGGTATCCATTAAAGAGACGGGCCGGGCCACACTAACTAACGGGAACGGACATTACACGTTCAACAACGTTTCACCCGGTAGGTACCACATCAAGATACAGGTATTGGGTGCCACCGAGAAAGATATAGAAGTGACCGTTGTGGCCGGGCAAACCGTTACCGCCGATCACCAACTTCCTAAAGAGAACGTACAGGCTTTACAGGAAGTGACCGTAGCCAGCGGCACTAACAAGTTCTCCAAAAAAGAGACCCGCTTTGTGGCGCGGATGCCCCTCAAATACCTGGAGAACCCGCAGGTGTATAACACCGTTTCCAAAGAACTCATTCAGGAACAGGTGGCCATCGATCTTGGAAGCATCTCCAAGAACGTACCGGGTGCGGGCATCCCTATGATCGCTAACCAGGGCCGGGTGACCTTCCGTTCGCGTGGTTTCGAGACGGAACCCAATGCCCGTAATGGTGTGGCCGGTGCGGCCTTCTCGTCGATCGATCCGGTGAACCTGGAACGTATCGAGGCCATCAAAGGTCCATCCACCACATTGTTCGGTACCAATATATCCAGCAGCTACGGTGGCCTGTTCAACCGCGTCACCAAGCGGCCATATAATGATGTGGGCGGCGAGGTGGCTTACACTGGCGGTAGCTGGAACCTGAACCGCTTGACCGTAGATGTGAACAGTCCGGTGAACGCCGATAAAACGGCCCTGTTCCGCCTCAATGCGGCCACTACGCACCAAAAAACGTTTCAGGATCAGGGCTTCACCAATAATCTGTCGCTGGCGCCAAGTTTCTCGTACCAGATCACCGACCGGCTGTCGTTACTGCTGGAGGTAGAGTTCGGTCAGGAAAAAGGCACCTCCGTAGTGCGTTTTAACCCGCTTACCACCAGTGGTAAAACACAGACCATTGAAGATATCGGCGTGCCTTACAACCGCACCTTCATGAGCAATGACCTGACCTACAGTACACAAATGCTCAATATTTTTGCCCAGGCCAATTACAAGATATCAAGCCAGTGGACATCACAGACCGTGGTGTCACGTGCACGCTCCACTATTAACGGATATATCACCGCGCTCAACGGCAGGGCCAACAACACGCTGATCCCTAACATCATCGTTGGCGCCACTAATTTTATCGCTACGGATATTCAGCAGAACTTTATCGGTGATCTGAACATCGCTGACCACCGCAACCGCATCGTGGCAGGGCTCGATTATTATAATAATTTCAACGATTTTGACCGCGTTACCGTTAACCTGCCTGCGGTAAATTACCTGGTGCCTAATGCCAATTATCGCATCAGCCGTTTCAAGGTAGATTCGGCCGCCAATACCGGTGGCACATTGCGTAAGGAGAAGAACCGTGATAATACCTATGCCGCTTACGTGTCAGATGCGTTCAACATCACCGATCAGTTGCTGGTAATGGGTAGCATCAGGGTGGATCGTTACCAGTATCTGGGCGTTTACAATGTCAATACCGGGCAAACCGCCGGCGGACTTGGTGCCAATGGCGTATCCATAGGTCCGTACAAGCAAACATCCGTATCACAAAAAATGGGATTGGTGTATGAGGTGGCTAAGGACAGGCTGTCGTTGTTCGGTAACTACATGGGCGGTTTCTTTAACCGGAGCGGTCAGGCCGCCGATGGTACACCGTTCAGGCCCGAGCATGCCAACCAGATGGAATTCGGCGCTAAAGGCAACTTGTTCGGCCATCGCCTTACCGGCTCGGTGAGCTACTATGATATCAGGGTGAAGAATGTATTGCGCACCGACCCTAACAATACCAACTACTCTATTCAGGATGGTACCCGCAAAAGCCAGGGCGTTGAGGTGGACCTGACCGCCAACCCCTTTACCGGCTTCAATGTAGTGGCCGGGTACGCCTATAACTACAGCGTGATCACCAATGCCAATGCCGATATCAATGGCTTACGCCCTGATGGTTCGGGCCCTGATCAAATGATCAACTTTTGGGCAAGCTACCGTGTGTCTAAAGGTCAATTGAACGGTTTGGGTGCCGGTTTCGGTGGTAATTACGGTAGCCGGTCGTACCAATTGAACAACCGTACCACCAAGGTGATCATCCCGTCGTACACCATGTTTGATGCCGCGCTATTTTATGATCAGCCTAAATATCGCGTAAGCTTTAAGGTCAACAACCTCACCAGCGAAAAGGCCTGGTCGGTGCGTTTGACACCGCAGGCACCAGCCCAGTTCCTGGGTAGCGTGGCTTTAAAGTTCTGA